The Punica granatum isolate Tunisia-2019 chromosome 4, ASM765513v2, whole genome shotgun sequence sequence CCATAATTGTCTGCAAGAAAATACATAGAAGAGCGCGACCTTCTCTCTGATTGTGTATATATTTCGTTATCTGCAATAGAagttttatagtgattcgtaTATTCGAATCTAATCTGGGTATTAGCCCCATGAGGAATTTGGCCAACACGACACATGGACATCAAAGTCGATGTCGTCATGTGTCGGACTTGTGATTAGGAGAAGTTGACACACGAGTAAAAATTAATCTCGGATCAATAGGTCGAGATGAAAACACTTCTTGatttcactgaaaaaaaaaaatggtcaCAGCTCACAACTCACAGAAGTCGATACATCAAGATTATTGTTATCATAATGGGCCGAGCCCATTGTAAAGTCTAATATGGGCCGCCAAACCCGAGGGAACCTCCAAGctggcttttctctcaagaaaatcatttttattctttaaaacccaaaaaaaccTCAGCGTCTGtcactctcactctctctctctcgtttgCTTGTGGCCTAAGCAGTAATAGCTTTCTCTGGTTCGATTTCTTTGATTGATCGGGTAAGTCCAAGAGCTCTCGTCATGCTCATGCTGATCTTTAAGTTCTAGTTGGGTATGATGTTATCTTATCGATTCTTGTGTCATACCATGATTTGTAATTCGGCAATGGATAATGCTGGACTGTCATCCGCTTTTTCGCTTTTATACTAGCATTCTTGATTTCCCGTATAATCTTGTAAATCATGTAGACGAAGAGCCGACATGTCTGGGAACATCGTTATGGTATATGCTTTTAGTGTTTTGGAGTATATTTCGGAATGTTTGGTGATATTGCAAATCCATAAGCCCAGAGGATTTTGCACAAGCTGCAACTTTAGTGTTTCGAGGCTCACTGGTAACTAGTTTGTGCGTGAAATAAGACGTCCGTGCTTGCTAAAAATTTCGCTTGTGATTACTGAATTAGCATTGCGATGGAGACTTTCTAGCACTAATCAGGTAATCGTGCTACTTTCATAGTGGCTTTCGGTTTACTTTTCGACCGTTTTCCGCTTGagttataattaaatttggcTGGGTGATTTGTTGCAGAGCGTTTCTATTTCAGTTTGTCTATAACTACCGCCGATGACTGGGGACTAGACCTGCTCCATCAGGCTCAAATACTGTCTTTTCTCTGTTTTCCTTGCTTGTAGCCTGACTGCAGTCATTCCGGAAATTATTGTTTAGTGCTAAGTTTTTCAGAATGTTTAAAGATGGTCATCAGATTCTTCTCTGTTTATAGGGCTATGAATTTCAAGAACGCCAAAGTTCCTAATGTACCGGGTGGGGCTTCTTCAGCTTTGCTCACATTGGGAGTCGTAGGCGGTCTCAGCTTGTATGCAGTTGGAAACAGTCTGTACAATGTTGAGGGAGGGCATCGAGCCATTGTGTTCAATCGTATCACTGGCATTAAAGACAAGGTCATCTATCTTCTACTGTCGGTTCAGAATTTGGATATGGCCATCCATCTGTTATCAGccgtttttatttattgttaaaCTATAATTGCAGGTTTATCCTGAAGGGACACACCTAATGATCCCCTGGTTTGAGAGGCCGGTCATCTACGATGTCCGTGCTCGACCTGAAGAGATCGAGAGTACTTCGGGGAGTCATGACCTTCAGATGGTAACTTATTCTTTTCAATGGCATCCTCAGAGAAGTGCTTAAAGATCTTTTGGTTTAATTTTTCGCCGTCAAATAGGTCTTTATACATGTCTGtgcatatgtgtatatatatatgagttgATGTAGATTGTTCTATTTTTTTGTTCCATTTTGTAGGTTAGAATTGGACTTCGTGTTTTGACACGTCCTGTGCCCGACCAGCTCCCTACCATTTACCGGACTCTGGGTAAAGATTACGAGGAAAGGGTGCTGCCATCAATTATTCACGAAACCTTGAAAGCCGTGGTTGCGCAATATAATGCGAGTCAGCTGCTGACACAGAGAGAGGCATGCCCTCTGTCTATGTTCCATCAATAGTTTCATGCTTCAGTCATTGTTTATAGCAACTTCAGATGAATCTCCCGCTTTGCTGCTAAGCCGGTCTTTCCTTCGCCCATTACAGAATGTCAGTCGAGAAATAAGGAAGGTATTGACAGAGAGAGCAGCTACCTTCAATATTGCTGTGGACGACGTGTCGATCAAGAGCCTAACCTTTGGGAGGGAGTTCACTGCTGCAATCGAGGCCAAGCAAGTCGCTGCACAAGAAGCTGAGAGGGCCAAGTTTGTCGTGGAGAAGGCTGAGCAAGACAAGAAGAGCGCAATCATCAGAGCTCAGGTCTGGAAGATAaccaactattcattacttgcCATTAGATTTACTTATGTTTTTGGGAAATCCGTTGTTCGACGGATTGATCTTCTCGTGTTTATATAGGGAGAGGCAACGAGTGCCCAGCTGATTGGCCAAGCTATTGCCAAGAACCCTGCATTCATCACCTTGAGGAAGATCGAAGCCTCGAGAGAGATAGCAAACACCATCTCGAATTCGAACAACAGTGTCTTCTTAAGCTCCGAGGATCTGCTACTGAACCTCCAGGGGTTGGAACTGGGAACCGCGAAGAAATGAATACCAAGGTCAAGAACGTGCACGCGGTTTGCTTTTATCCTTCTATGTCCTTTTTTCGGGTCACTTGAATTCTTCAACTCAGGAAAGTATGTATATAGCTTCTGTAGTTGAGCGAATACTGTCGACGGAGAATTGCATAGGCAGTCGACTAGCAAGAATAAATTCTTACTTCAACAAGCAGCAAAATAGCATTGCTCATTTGCTGGTAAGGAAGCCCTGTGAATTGCTACATTGGTCGATCTTATGTCGATAGGAAGGTCGAATGAAGTTCAAGATTTACCAATACTTGTCGATCATGTCTTTATCGAGTCTTTTCCAGCCTTATCGATCTATATCTGTTCTCTGTAGAGGAAATCAAACAAAACAAGTGGAAACGAACAAGCCGAGGAATCCGGATCTAGAATTACATGCGAACAATGAAAACATGACATATTCACACATTGATGGGTCGGCACACCGTCCGGCCGAACGAAATTAGAGTCTAGGCTTCAGCCCCGTttctcaccaaaaaaaaaaaagaattgcacGCTACGACCAATTCaattatttgtaatatttacttatcaccgaaaaagaaaatttatttgtaatatatattgattccaCTTTCGGAAAGATGGAATCATTTTGCAGGATTTGACCAGGCcaattgttttgttttgtcgCACGATTATTCCGTTGAATATAAACGTCGTTATTATGTAAGAGATGTTGTCAGCAATTTTAGATTGTTCTTCGTACGGGAAGAGGATTTCTTTATCCTGTCGGTGAGGAAAACTGCAACTGACTCCCGACCATATGATTATTCTAATTCCCAGCTCTTCTCATCTCGTTTTTTGGGTAAACATCCACACGAGTAGATATTTTCGAAAAATTTTCGAGGTCTATTACgtaatttaaaagttttacaattttcttttcattccaAGTCTATCATCGCCATCATTTCACATTAATTTTTGATGTGAAACATTGAACATGTAAGTCTGCGTACCTGACTTCGTAAATAACAAGCCGATCTCCTTATTTCCCTTAGCAAAGCATAGAACCGATCAAATGAGTCCCGTGCAGGTTCGTTCCTTAATTTCACCCTATTCATAAAATCTAATCACTCAACGAATCCACGTCATATTTCAAGATAAGAAAAGAAGTTTAATTAGGGCGGGTACATGCACTTACATGCATATCTTATAgttgtatacatacatacatacatatatatatatatatatgatttatgaTTGAGCTTTATTAGTAGTGCTTGTGGCCTTAGAAAATTGGGCTCTTCCCCACTTCATTCAATGCTATTGGCCCTCCGTCCACGGTTTTTTGGTTCATGAaatcaatacatatataaacacatatttttcataaaaaaaacccATCATATCGAATTGAAGACGAGAAGTAATAATTGCCCTCTTCTACATGTATTTGTGCGGCCCATAGCAAGGCCAACACTTCCAACTTTTAAAATTCGTAAAGGCACCAGAATCGCTC is a genomic window containing:
- the LOC116202381 gene encoding prohibitin-1, mitochondrial-like isoform X1 → MVIRFFSVYRAMNFKNAKVPNVPGGASSALLTLGVVGGLSLYAVGNSLYNVEGGHRAIVFNRITGIKDKVYPEGTHLMIPWFERPVIYDVRARPEEIESTSGSHDLQMVRIGLRVLTRPVPDQLPTIYRTLGKDYEERVLPSIIHETLKAVVAQYNASQLLTQRENVSREIRKVLTERAATFNIAVDDVSIKSLTFGREFTAAIEAKQVAAQEAERAKFVVEKAEQDKKSAIIRAQGEATSAQLIGQAIAKNPAFITLRKIEASREIANTISNSNNSVFLSSEDLLLNLQGLELGTAKK
- the LOC116202381 gene encoding prohibitin-1, mitochondrial-like isoform X2, with translation MNFKNAKVPNVPGGASSALLTLGVVGGLSLYAVGNSLYNVEGGHRAIVFNRITGIKDKVYPEGTHLMIPWFERPVIYDVRARPEEIESTSGSHDLQMVRIGLRVLTRPVPDQLPTIYRTLGKDYEERVLPSIIHETLKAVVAQYNASQLLTQRENVSREIRKVLTERAATFNIAVDDVSIKSLTFGREFTAAIEAKQVAAQEAERAKFVVEKAEQDKKSAIIRAQGEATSAQLIGQAIAKNPAFITLRKIEASREIANTISNSNNSVFLSSEDLLLNLQGLELGTAKK